The Sphingobacteriales bacterium genome includes a region encoding these proteins:
- a CDS encoding ATP-binding protein, translating into MLFRNITGSIKDALISKDKIVILYGARQVGKTTLAKAIAESLNLKTRWVNADQIIYRDVLSSRDVNKIKLLTDGYELLVIDEAQQIPDIGINLKIIYDELSQLKVLVTGSSSFDLSKKVTEPLTGRKIIFKLFPFSFSEIMHQSSAFDATQKIDELMVYGSYPEVFTQKNMQDKKEILQEIANSYLFKDILVQNNQVNISTLFNLLKLLAFQIGSEVSVNELSKNLFISREKVEKYLEILEKAFIIFKLTGFSRNLRKEISKQNKYFFYDNGIRNIVINNLNPLNLRNDVGQLWENFAIAERIKRNEYNRSFASLYFWRTFTGAELDLVEESDGKITGFEIKFNKEKVNPPKTWTETYPEATFSMITKNDFINFVR; encoded by the coding sequence ATGTTATTTAGGAATATAACCGGTTCAATCAAAGATGCATTAATTTCAAAAGATAAAATTGTTATTTTGTATGGTGCAAGGCAGGTTGGTAAAACAACATTAGCAAAAGCAATCGCAGAAAGTCTAAACCTGAAAACAAGATGGGTAAATGCCGACCAGATTATTTATAGAGATGTTTTATCATCGCGGGATGTAAACAAAATTAAACTGCTTACCGATGGGTACGAGCTTCTTGTCATTGATGAAGCACAGCAAATTCCTGATATTGGTATCAATTTAAAAATTATTTATGACGAACTTAGCCAATTGAAAGTATTGGTTACAGGCTCTTCTTCATTTGATTTATCAAAAAAAGTAACAGAACCTTTAACCGGCAGAAAAATTATTTTCAAACTATTTCCCTTTTCTTTCAGTGAAATTATGCATCAAAGTTCTGCTTTTGATGCTACTCAAAAAATTGATGAATTAATGGTTTATGGCTCCTATCCTGAGGTATTTACTCAAAAAAATATGCAGGATAAAAAGGAAATTTTACAGGAGATTGCGAATTCCTATCTTTTTAAAGATATACTCGTTCAAAATAATCAGGTTAATATCAGTACGCTGTTTAACCTGTTAAAATTACTTGCTTTTCAAATTGGTTCGGAAGTTTCAGTAAATGAACTTAGTAAAAACCTGTTTATCAGTCGAGAAAAAGTTGAGAAATACCTCGAAATATTAGAAAAAGCTTTTATTATTTTTAAATTAACTGGATTCAGCAGAAATCTCAGAAAAGAAATCAGCAAACAGAACAAATATTTCTTTTATGATAATGGCATACGCAATATCGTTATCAATAACCTAAACCCTTTAAACCTGAGAAATGATGTGGGGCAGTTGTGGGAAAACTTTGCTATTGCCGAACGTATTAAAAGAAATGAATATAATCGGAGTTTTGCATCTTTATATTTTTGGCGTACATTTACAGGTGCAGAACTCGATCTGGTTGAAGAATCAGATGGAAAAATCACAGGCTTTGAAATTAAATTTAACAAAGAGAAAGTTAACCCTCCGAAAACATGGACTGAAACCTATCCTGAAGCTACCTTTTCGATGATTACCAAAAACGATTTCATCAATTTTGTTAGATAA
- a CDS encoding nucleotidyltransferase domain-containing protein, protein MRFGLSEHTIASINAVFELFPEVEKVIIYGSRAKGTFKNGSDIDLSLIGDSINLKLLNRIELALDELMLPYTFDLSIYQQISNPEFIDHINRIGQIFYVKKQ, encoded by the coding sequence ATGAGATTTGGCTTATCTGAACATACTATTGCATCTATAAACGCTGTTTTTGAGTTATTTCCTGAAGTTGAAAAAGTCATTATTTATGGTTCACGTGCTAAAGGAACTTTTAAAAATGGCTCTGATATTGACTTAAGCCTGATTGGTGATTCCATAAATTTAAAATTGCTGAATAGAATTGAGCTGGCATTGGATGAATTGATGTTGCCATATACCTTTGATTTGTCAATCTATCAGCAGATTTCTAATCCTGAGTTTATCGATCATATCAACAGAATAGGACAAATATTCTACGTAAAGAAACAATAA
- a CDS encoding nucleotidyltransferase codes for MEADIRWKQRFSNFKKVFVQLTEFIDKGKLNKFEEQGLIQCFEYTYELGWNLLKDYLEAEGNQNVTGSRSAIAEAFKYGLIADGEGWMEMFKDRNKTSHTYNEDTTREIVANIYNISYPLFKNLIEKFDKLS; via the coding sequence ATGGAAGCAGATATTAGGTGGAAGCAAAGGTTTAGTAATTTTAAAAAAGTATTTGTGCAGTTGACAGAGTTCATCGACAAAGGGAAATTAAATAAATTTGAGGAACAAGGACTTATTCAATGTTTTGAATATACTTATGAACTTGGCTGGAACCTGCTGAAAGACTATCTTGAAGCAGAAGGGAACCAAAATGTTACCGGCTCAAGAAGTGCCATTGCCGAAGCATTTAAATATGGATTGATTGCAGATGGAGAAGGATGGATGGAAATGTTTAAGGACAGAAATAAAACAAGCCATACTTATAATGAAGATACTACCAGAGAAATTGTTGCTAATATTTACAATATATCTTATCCTCTGTTTAAAAATTTGATTGAAAAGTTTGATAAATTGTCATGA
- the kbl gene encoding glycine C-acetyltransferase — protein MAYSDRARKVYQDTLTGIKEAGLFKQERFIHSVQSADIEVEFPAGNPLKKVINMCANNYLGLSSHPEVVQAAHEGLDTRGYGMSSVRFICGTQDIHKELEARLTEFLGTEDTILFPSCMDANAGVFEAILTKDDVMISDRLVHASIIDGIRLAPAMHDTFKHSDMEHLESKLQQYMDKRIRVVITDGVFSMDGDLAKLDVMAELCEKYDAMLFVDDSHSTGFIGKTGRGTHEHCGVMGKIDIITTTFGKALGGASGGCVSGRKEIVEMCRQKARPYLFSNTIAPVVVSGVLKVLDTLSKSTERRDKLEKNTEFWRKGLLDAGFIIKEGESPIVPVMLFNAKLSQDFSKDLFEEGIYAVGFFFPVVPQGQARIRTQISAAHEMHHLEKALNAFIKVGKKYNILGKTKNEIIEMYGN, from the coding sequence ATGGCTTATAGTGACCGGGCCAGAAAAGTGTATCAGGATACCTTGACTGGCATAAAAGAAGCCGGGCTTTTTAAACAGGAACGTTTTATTCATTCCGTTCAGAGTGCCGATATTGAAGTCGAATTTCCTGCAGGAAATCCCCTGAAAAAGGTGATTAATATGTGTGCCAACAACTACCTGGGGCTTTCGAGTCATCCGGAAGTGGTTCAGGCAGCTCATGAAGGACTTGATACCCGAGGCTATGGCATGTCTTCCGTACGATTTATCTGTGGCACTCAGGATATTCACAAAGAACTGGAAGCCCGACTGACAGAATTTTTAGGAACAGAAGATACCATCCTGTTCCCAAGTTGTATGGATGCCAATGCCGGTGTTTTCGAAGCTATTCTGACCAAAGACGATGTGATGATCAGTGACCGTCTTGTTCATGCTTCCATCATTGACGGGATCAGACTGGCACCCGCCATGCACGACACTTTCAAACACTCCGACATGGAACACCTTGAAAGTAAACTCCAGCAATACATGGATAAGCGTATCCGTGTAGTCATTACTGATGGTGTTTTCAGTATGGATGGTGACCTTGCCAAACTCGATGTAATGGCTGAGCTGTGTGAAAAATACGATGCCATGCTGTTTGTCGATGATTCTCATTCCACCGGTTTTATCGGAAAAACAGGAAGAGGTACCCATGAACATTGCGGAGTAATGGGGAAAATCGACATCATCACCACCACCTTTGGTAAAGCGCTTGGAGGAGCTTCAGGTGGATGTGTTTCCGGCAGAAAAGAAATCGTTGAAATGTGCCGTCAGAAAGCACGCCCATATCTTTTCTCAAATACCATTGCCCCTGTTGTGGTGTCCGGTGTGCTTAAAGTGCTTGATACCCTATCGAAAAGTACCGAAAGAAGAGATAAACTCGAAAAGAATACAGAATTCTGGCGTAAAGGCCTGCTTGATGCCGGGTTTATCATCAAGGAAGGAGAATCGCCAATCGTTCCCGTCATGCTTTTCAATGCAAAGCTTTCGCAGGATTTTTCAAAAGACCTGTTTGAAGAAGGTATTTATGCTGTCGGTTTCTTCTTCCCCGTTGTGCCTCAGGGACAAGCCCGTATCCGTACGCAGATTTCTGCAGCTCATGAAATGCACCACCTCGAAAAAGCATTGAATGCATTTATCAAAGTGGGTAAGAAATACAACATCCTTGGCAAAACCAAGAACGAGATTATAGAGATGTACGGAAACTAA
- a CDS encoding acyl carrier protein gives MENIKDVVLKYVIDEYLEDDSEEITYDTPLISGGIVDSFSMVSLKRFLEVKYKIQIPDDEATPEAFDNVNSIVALVEKFLNK, from the coding sequence ATGGAGAATATTAAAGACGTAGTATTAAAGTATGTCATTGATGAATATCTGGAAGATGACAGCGAAGAAATCACCTATGATACTCCCCTGATTTCAGGTGGTATAGTTGATTCATTTTCAATGGTTTCACTGAAAAGATTTCTGGAAGTAAAATATAAAATCCAGATTCCGGACGATGAAGCTACCCCTGAAGCATTTGATAATGTCAACAGTATTGTAGCACTGGTAGAAAAATTTCTGAATAAATAA
- the acsA gene encoding acetate--CoA ligase: MSNIGSYEERIKNFDWSIAEKELGYKKGDVINIGWYCSDRICQLGKAGKTALKWEGHAGQTKEYTYDDLRKVSNTIGHFLRGLGIQPEDRVCLFMDKIPELYIGLLGILKIGAIAQPLFSAFGDESLFVRLENAETRAIITQKKHAPKVKKILERLPNLEYIIIVDHDGKKALGEKEVAMNLDNMEWIDSFEIHPTTAESPSLLHYTSGTTGLPKGVKHVHYSLISQYLTTKWVLDLQEDDIYWCTADPGWVTGTSYGIIGPFSMGVTQCVLDAGFSAENWYKFIEKYRITMWYSAPTAIRSLMKAGDEIVKQFDLSSLRHLASVGEPLNAEAVVWSERVFGKPFYDTYWQTETGSIMIANYPGMKVKPGSMGRPFPGITGGIVDTETYEEIKDINKPGLIAFRPGWPAMMRMYWKNEETYKKKFQNGWYIPGDRATLDSDGYFWFIGRDDDVINTGGHLVSPFEVESALLEHPSVAESAVVAKPDEVNMEVVKAFVTLKEGYQPSEELELDIMNFIRKKLSPLAMPQEIEYMDKLPKTRSGKIMRRLLRAQEWGEDIGDTSTLEND; this comes from the coding sequence CAGGTCAAACCAAAGAATATACCTATGATGACCTTCGTAAAGTCAGTAATACTATTGGCCATTTTCTGAGAGGACTTGGCATTCAGCCCGAAGACCGTGTATGCCTGTTTATGGATAAAATTCCTGAATTATATATCGGATTGCTTGGCATTTTAAAAATCGGAGCCATTGCACAACCACTTTTTTCTGCTTTTGGAGATGAATCACTTTTTGTCAGGCTTGAAAATGCAGAAACCAGAGCCATCATTACCCAGAAAAAACATGCCCCCAAAGTAAAGAAAATTCTTGAGAGACTCCCCAACCTTGAATACATCATCATTGTTGACCACGATGGAAAGAAAGCACTTGGCGAAAAAGAAGTTGCCATGAATCTCGACAATATGGAATGGATTGATAGCTTTGAAATACATCCGACCACAGCCGAATCCCCATCTCTTCTGCACTATACTTCGGGAACAACCGGATTGCCAAAAGGCGTTAAACATGTTCATTATTCACTGATTTCGCAATACCTGACCACCAAATGGGTTCTCGACCTGCAGGAGGATGATATTTACTGGTGTACAGCAGACCCGGGATGGGTTACCGGAACCAGTTACGGGATCATCGGGCCATTCAGCATGGGTGTTACCCAATGTGTACTTGATGCAGGTTTCTCAGCTGAAAACTGGTACAAGTTTATCGAAAAATACCGTATAACCATGTGGTATTCAGCACCTACGGCTATCCGTTCACTGATGAAGGCCGGAGATGAAATCGTCAAACAATTTGACCTCAGCAGCCTTCGCCATCTGGCAAGTGTCGGAGAACCGCTCAATGCCGAAGCAGTCGTTTGGTCGGAAAGAGTTTTTGGCAAGCCATTTTACGACACTTACTGGCAGACAGAAACCGGTTCTATCATGATTGCCAATTATCCGGGCATGAAAGTAAAACCGGGTTCCATGGGAAGGCCCTTCCCCGGCATCACAGGCGGAATAGTTGATACTGAGACTTATGAAGAAATAAAGGACATCAATAAACCGGGTCTGATTGCCTTTCGTCCGGGCTGGCCGGCAATGATGCGTATGTACTGGAAAAATGAAGAGACATACAAAAAGAAATTCCAGAACGGCTGGTATATACCTGGCGACCGTGCCACACTCGACAGTGACGGTTATTTCTGGTTTATTGGCCGCGATGATGATGTCATCAATACCGGTGGACATCTGGTCAGTCCTTTTGAGGTTGAAAGCGCCCTGCTCGAACATCCCTCTGTGGCTGAATCGGCTGTGGTTGCAAAACCCGATGAAGTCAACATGGAAGTCGTCAAGGCTTTTGTAACCTTAAAAGAAGGTTATCAGCCTTCGGAAGAGCTTGAACTCGACATCATGAATTTTATCCGGAAAAAACTATCACCCCTTGCCATGCCACAGGAAATTGAATACATGGATAAACTGCCAAAAACACGTTCAGGTAAGATTATGAGAAGATTGCTCCGTGCTCAGGAATGGGGTGAAGATATCGGAGATACCTCTACCCTTGAAAATGATTAA